Proteins encoded together in one Falco peregrinus isolate bFalPer1 chromosome 2, bFalPer1.pri, whole genome shotgun sequence window:
- the ASIC5 gene encoding acid-sensing ion channel 5 encodes MDQLGRFIQSDAKGILEKIRLYLIKKLLPRLEDRRKYHQEFASSTSFHGVHNIVQTQSKTRKVLWLLVVTGCLAIVIWQICSRFIYYFSWPTTTTVVVQYVENVKFPAVTFCNLNRFQAHAVSNLKIIFFIWNIVSGVLQKFAKEDKYSRELNDFLLGNQNFSIKEFTRKNGFYLNSTTLLECEFFGKPCYPQDFEHVFTEYGNCFTFNHNDLPARRVSLSGRGLHLLFDIQQEQFTDEPALGYTDAGITFVIHSPKELPRFDGLGLLTPVGMHAQVAIRQLKSIIQEYPWGECNPDLKLQYHKIYTTNGCLQECKAQYIQDWCGCLPFILPGNGTECDLQKFYNCVYPAVYDIEKKGLCTAGTHNSTCPAPCEETDYPTTVTYSSFGGEKAIKYFSAKLKKSPEYIRQNLVRIDIKYHDLSYKITQQQKALTISELLADVGGQLGLFCGASMITIIELLEYIFTNFCWVCIFLLLKAPEMPQWNNPSQNQPTHKEKKKGIQEC; translated from the exons GAATATTGGAAAAGATACGATTGTACTTAATAAAGAAACTGCTGCCCCGTTTGGAAGACAGAAGGAAGTATCATCAGGAGTTTGCCTCATCTACTTCATTTCATGGAGTTCATAACATCGTTCAGACGCAGAGCAAGACACGTAAAGTGCTGTGGCTATTAGTAGTCACGGGCTGTCTTGCCATTGTTATTTGGCAAATCTGCAGTCGCTTCATCTACTACTTCAGCTGGCCAACCACAACTACAGTGGTGGTTCAGTATGTGGAAAATGTCAAATTCCCTGCTGTGACTTTTTGCAACTTGAACAG GTTTCAAGCTCATGCAGTAAGCAacctcaaaataattttttttatttggaacaTTGTGTCTGGAGTTCTCCAAAAATTTGCTAAGGAAGATAAATATTCTCGAGAGCTAAATGATTTCCTTCTTGGGAACCAGAACTTCAGCATCAAAGAGTTTACAAGGAAAAATGGGTTTTATCTGAACAGCACCACATTGCTAGAATGTGAATTTTTTGGAAAGCCATGTTACCCACAG GATTTTGAACATGTTTTCACTGAATACGGGAACTGCTTTACCTTTAATCACAATGATCTTCCAGCAAGAAGAGTAAGTTTGTCTGGAAGAGGCTTACATTTGCTTTTTGACATCCAACAG GAACAATTCACTGATGAACCTGCTCTTGGTTACACTGATGCTGGTATAACTTTTGTAATCCATTCACCCAAAGAGCTTCCACGCTTTGATGGTTTAGGTTTATTAACACCAGTGGGCATGCACGCACAGGTCGCAATCCGCCAGCTGAAG TCAATTATCCAAGAATACCCATGGGGAGAGTGCAATCCTGATCTAAAGCTTCAGTACCACAAGATTTATACTACTAATGGATGCTTGCAGGAATGCAAAGCCCAGTACATACAGGACTGGTGTGGCTGCTTGCCATTCATTCTTCCAG gaaatggaACAGAATGTGATTTGCAGAAGTTTTACAATTGTGTTTATCCGGCAGTCT ATGATATAGAGAAAAAAGGATTATGTACAGCAGGAACCCACAATTCTACTTGCCCTGCCCCATGTGAAGAAACAGATTATCCTACCACTGTCACCTATTCAagttttggaggagaaaaagccataaaatacttttctgcaaaactgaagaaaagccCAGAATACATTAG GCAGAACCTTGTGCGTATTGACATTAAATATCATGATCTGAGCTACAAAataacacagcagcagaaggccTTGACTATATCAGAGTTGCTTG CTGATGTAGGTGGCCAGCTTGGATTGTTTTGTGGTGCCAGTATGATTACAATCATAGAACTGCTCGAATATATTTTTACTAACTTCTGTTGGGTGTGCATCTTTCTTCTATTGAAAGCTCCTGAAATGCCTCAATGGAACAACCCATCCCAGAACCAACCaacacacaaggaaaaaaagaagggaatacAAGAATGTTAG